From Paenibacillus sp. V4I7, one genomic window encodes:
- the ggt gene encoding gamma-glutamyltransferase has product MLNIMPRAERAMIATPHYLASSVGSAILQQGGNAFDSAIAISATLGVVYPHMTGLGGDAFFLMHDAATGTFTGFNGSGKSAAQATLDFYKDKGLHAIPQRGILSAITVPGMVDAWWQVWEKYGKLPWEKLLDPAIAYAEKGFPISRNLLFWMRKDEAFIRASEKLSALYMAGGELLKEGDRLVQKDMAQTLRLVQREGRNAFYKGSLMQTVVDSIQRDGGLLLEDDFRTYSGEWVELLSTTYRGYEIYQMPPNSQGFTALMMMNMLENIEVSAVPRASANFYHLMSEVIKKAFKDRDLYLTDPHFREIPLERLISKAYAAELWNEIQAEPLKVSEHLSPAIGQDTAYAAVVDDEGNSVSFIQSLYFDFGAAYVPGDTGIIMQNRGSFFSLDPACANVLEPNKRSFHTLMPAMVSKEGKPFMLFGTQGGEGQPQTQLSILTGVLDYGLSIQEAISLPRWVYGRTWGEDGDALKLEHRLDGEVYARLKRWGHRVEPVNPWDGIMGQAQGIVIDEKGFMSGAADPRGDGLAIGW; this is encoded by the coding sequence ATGTTAAATATCATGCCGCGAGCCGAGCGCGCCATGATTGCTACGCCTCATTATTTGGCTAGCAGTGTGGGAAGTGCCATTTTGCAGCAGGGAGGCAATGCGTTTGATAGCGCGATTGCGATCAGTGCGACACTTGGAGTCGTCTACCCGCATATGACGGGGCTTGGCGGGGACGCCTTTTTCCTCATGCACGATGCTGCGACGGGCACCTTTACGGGCTTTAATGGAAGCGGGAAGTCAGCTGCGCAGGCTACGCTTGATTTTTACAAGGATAAAGGGTTACATGCGATTCCCCAAAGAGGAATTCTAAGCGCGATAACCGTTCCGGGAATGGTCGATGCCTGGTGGCAAGTATGGGAGAAGTACGGGAAGCTGCCGTGGGAGAAGCTGCTCGATCCGGCGATTGCTTATGCGGAAAAGGGTTTTCCTATCTCGCGTAATCTGCTTTTTTGGATGCGTAAGGACGAGGCTTTCATTCGGGCTTCTGAGAAGCTGAGTGCCTTATATATGGCGGGCGGCGAGCTTTTGAAGGAAGGGGATCGTCTTGTTCAGAAAGACATGGCCCAAACGTTACGTTTAGTTCAACGTGAAGGTAGGAATGCCTTTTATAAGGGTTCGTTGATGCAAACAGTTGTTGACAGCATTCAGCGGGATGGTGGATTGCTGCTGGAAGATGATTTCCGTACTTACTCGGGAGAATGGGTGGAATTGCTTTCGACAACCTACCGTGGGTATGAAATTTATCAAATGCCGCCGAATTCACAAGGATTCACAGCGCTAATGATGATGAATATGCTGGAAAATATAGAGGTTAGTGCGGTTCCGCGGGCCTCCGCGAATTTTTATCATCTGATGTCCGAAGTGATCAAAAAGGCATTCAAAGACCGAGATCTTTACTTGACGGATCCCCATTTTCGGGAAATTCCGCTGGAGCGTCTGATTTCTAAAGCCTACGCTGCGGAGCTCTGGAATGAGATTCAAGCAGAGCCGCTCAAGGTGAGTGAACACTTGTCACCAGCGATTGGGCAGGATACGGCCTATGCGGCTGTTGTTGATGATGAAGGGAATTCGGTTTCGTTTATCCAAAGCTTATATTTCGACTTCGGTGCTGCTTATGTACCAGGCGATACGGGCATTATTATGCAAAATCGAGGTTCTTTTTTCTCACTGGATCCCGCATGCGCGAACGTTCTAGAGCCGAATAAAAGGTCATTTCATACCTTAATGCCTGCCATGGTGAGCAAAGAGGGGAAGCCTTTCATGCTTTTCGGTACGCAGGGTGGAGAAGGTCAGCCGCAAACACAGCTTTCCATACTGACAGGCGTCTTGGATTATGGTTTGTCCATTCAAGAAGCTATCTCGCTACCGCGTTGGGTATACGGCCGTACGTGGGGGGAAGATGGCGATGCATTGAAGCTCGAGCACCGTCTGGATGGCGAGGTATATGCACGTTTGAAAAGGTGGGGACATCGTGTTGAGCCTGTGAACCCTTGGGATGGGATTATGGGGCAAGCGCAGGGCATTGTGATTGATGAGAAAGGCTTCATGAGCGGTGCTGCGGACCCTCGCGGTGACGGTTTAGCCATTGGATGGTAG
- a CDS encoding alanine--glyoxylate aminotransferase family protein — translation MKSYKDLSPSLRTIMTPGPVEVDPRVLRAMSYPILGQFDPEFTELMNETMEMLRDVFQTKNQWAFPIDGTSRSGIEAVLVSVIEPGDKVLVPIYGRFGHLLVEISERCGAEVVLLEREWGTVFDPEEIIAAIHREKPSIVAIVHGETSTGCIQPFDGIGAACRQVDALLVVDAVATIGGVPVKTDEWQLDAVIGGTQKCLSVPSGMSPITYNERVEAKVMRRKTIERGLREKGSAVSAGKPVSSNYFDLGQLQDYWSPKRLNHHTEATSMLYALREGLRLVLQEGLENRYRRHQRHEAALVAGLQAMGLSLYGNPECKLTVVTCIHIPDGIAGESVRSMLLNSFGIEIASSFGPLKGQIWRIGTMGFSCNQKNVLHVLGALEAVLLWHGADITVGKALQAALTLYARNEEELPC, via the coding sequence ATGAAATCTTATAAAGACTTGTCGCCCTCGCTGCGAACGATAATGACCCCAGGACCTGTTGAGGTCGACCCGCGGGTACTGCGGGCGATGTCTTATCCGATTCTGGGACAGTTCGATCCTGAATTCACCGAACTGATGAATGAGACGATGGAAATGCTTCGTGATGTATTTCAAACAAAAAATCAATGGGCTTTTCCAATAGATGGCACCTCGCGTTCGGGCATTGAGGCTGTTCTAGTAAGTGTGATTGAGCCGGGGGACAAGGTGCTTGTTCCTATTTATGGGCGCTTTGGCCATCTGCTTGTGGAAATCTCAGAGCGCTGCGGTGCAGAGGTCGTCCTGCTGGAGAGAGAATGGGGAACGGTGTTCGATCCAGAGGAAATCATCGCTGCCATACACCGCGAAAAGCCGAGCATTGTTGCGATCGTTCACGGCGAAACATCTACGGGTTGTATCCAACCGTTTGATGGCATCGGTGCTGCTTGCCGCCAAGTGGATGCACTGCTTGTTGTTGATGCCGTCGCTACGATTGGCGGAGTTCCGGTTAAGACAGACGAGTGGCAGCTCGATGCTGTTATCGGCGGGACGCAAAAGTGTTTATCCGTCCCATCCGGCATGTCGCCAATTACGTATAACGAGCGTGTTGAAGCCAAGGTAATGCGGCGCAAAACGATTGAGCGGGGACTGCGTGAGAAAGGTTCGGCAGTATCGGCTGGGAAGCCAGTTTCGAGCAACTATTTCGACCTCGGCCAGCTTCAGGACTACTGGAGTCCGAAACGGCTCAATCATCATACGGAGGCAACCTCGATGTTGTACGCTTTGCGCGAGGGCTTGCGACTTGTCCTGCAGGAAGGCCTAGAAAATCGATACCGTCGTCATCAGCGTCATGAGGCTGCGTTAGTTGCAGGCCTTCAGGCAATGGGGTTATCGCTGTACGGGAATCCTGAATGTAAGTTAACGGTTGTGACCTGCATCCATATTCCAGATGGAATCGCTGGTGAATCTGTGCGTTCGATGTTGTTAAACAGTTTCGGCATTGAAATCGCCAGTTCTTTCGGACCTCTGAAGGGTCAAATTTGGCGAATCGGTACGATGGGCTTTAGCTGTAATCAGAAAAACGTGCTCCACGTGCTTGGTGCACTGGAGGCGGTTCTCCTATGGCACGGCGCCGATATTACAGTCGGTAAGGCTTTGCAAGCAGCGTTAACGTTATATGCTCGTAATGAGGAGGAGCTGCCATGTTAA
- the pucD gene encoding xanthine dehydrogenase subunit D — MLLGRDTYAKKWIIRPDGEEKVTGKLRYLTDLTAPGMLHGKVLRSRYPHAWILSIDTSKAIMTPGVRIVVTAEDVPGMNLFGIAFPHQPVFCHDRVRYIGDALAAVAADTEEIAEYALSLIEVVYEPLPVVDDPETALEAGAIKLHPDGNLLHRTSLKHGEAETAFEGCAHIVEETYFTPRQMHTYMETEGGLFVPEDDGRLTVYSPTQHGYKDRMQLSRILGMAEEQIRVVSSPIGGSFGGKDELNVQPFGALMALKTGSPIKMHNSRRESVISGIKRHPMRIKMKTGADHEGRLIAHQVSILADTGAYATLGCEVLNFATEHAIGPYNIPNVDVQGTSVYTNNGVSGEFRGFGGNQVIFSVESQIERLAEKLGMDSWELRKLNLRAPVDPGPMGQQIVQTEGANQVWSKVKESPLWAKRGKLKRGGESEEQQDQAERLQAEERDDKCEDQVPWIRRGVGAAMVMHGAGLGLGIPDHSGGRIELTPEGKIQASFGFEEFGQGLYAALTLMLQDFFGCTAEDIRIVIGDTDRVPSSGSSTASRATTMMWRALQQLKPPFVQALLQQASALAGLAAEELATGAGGIHRKGDESGMPVVTYAELAEAADAAAKPIIAHTEFDYPTTPEGLVGAHYLYSYASVIVEVEVNMLTGRVKVLQTDHVIAAGPVINPMGFLGQIEGGSVMALGYTLTEDAVMKESNYVRHNLDTYLVPTFKDSPHTIRVEAIEDLPEGDTFGPRGVGEIGSVGLAPAITAAVRQATGIWVNRLPISPESIVQSIDWLEGVEAID; from the coding sequence ATGCTCCTAGGTCGTGATACGTATGCAAAAAAGTGGATTATCCGACCTGACGGTGAAGAGAAGGTAACCGGAAAGCTCCGATATCTCACAGATTTAACAGCACCCGGCATGCTGCATGGGAAGGTGCTTCGCAGCCGTTACCCCCACGCATGGATTCTTTCCATCGATACAAGCAAGGCGATAATGACACCGGGTGTTCGCATCGTGGTAACGGCAGAAGATGTGCCTGGAATGAATTTATTCGGCATTGCCTTCCCGCATCAGCCTGTGTTCTGTCATGATCGCGTTCGTTACATTGGGGACGCTTTGGCGGCGGTAGCAGCGGATACGGAAGAGATCGCTGAATACGCGCTTAGCCTAATCGAGGTTGTTTATGAACCATTGCCTGTTGTAGATGATCCAGAAACGGCGCTAGAAGCGGGTGCGATTAAGCTGCATCCCGATGGCAATCTGCTTCATCGAACCAGCTTGAAGCATGGGGAGGCAGAAACGGCGTTTGAGGGGTGTGCACATATTGTTGAGGAGACGTACTTTACACCTCGTCAAATGCACACCTATATGGAAACGGAAGGCGGCTTATTTGTCCCAGAGGATGATGGCCGATTGACGGTTTACTCGCCGACGCAGCATGGTTACAAGGATCGGATGCAGCTGTCAAGGATTCTAGGGATGGCTGAGGAACAGATTCGGGTAGTATCCAGTCCGATAGGCGGGTCATTCGGCGGTAAGGATGAGCTCAATGTGCAGCCCTTCGGTGCCCTGATGGCATTGAAGACGGGATCTCCGATCAAAATGCACAATTCGCGGCGTGAATCGGTCATATCTGGCATCAAACGGCATCCGATGCGGATTAAGATGAAGACCGGCGCGGATCATGAGGGACGTCTCATCGCGCATCAAGTCAGTATTCTTGCGGATACAGGCGCCTATGCAACTTTGGGTTGTGAGGTCTTGAATTTTGCTACGGAACATGCGATAGGACCTTATAATATCCCGAATGTAGATGTTCAGGGGACGAGTGTATATACGAATAACGGCGTATCCGGTGAGTTTCGGGGCTTTGGCGGCAATCAGGTGATTTTTTCCGTTGAGAGCCAAATCGAGCGGTTAGCAGAGAAGCTCGGTATGGACTCCTGGGAGCTGCGTAAGTTGAACTTGCGCGCTCCAGTTGACCCGGGGCCGATGGGCCAGCAGATTGTGCAAACCGAGGGCGCGAACCAAGTGTGGAGCAAGGTGAAGGAGTCGCCGCTCTGGGCGAAGCGCGGGAAGTTGAAGCGGGGAGGCGAGAGCGAGGAGCAGCAGGATCAAGCGGAGAGGCTGCAGGCTGAAGAGCGGGATGACAAGTGCGAAGATCAAGTCCCATGGATCCGCCGAGGTGTCGGCGCAGCGATGGTGATGCACGGCGCCGGGCTCGGCTTAGGCATCCCGGATCACTCCGGCGGCCGCATCGAGCTTACGCCGGAGGGCAAGATCCAGGCCTCCTTCGGCTTCGAGGAGTTCGGGCAAGGGCTTTACGCAGCGCTGACGTTGATGCTGCAAGACTTTTTCGGCTGCACCGCCGAAGACATCCGCATCGTCATCGGCGATACGGATCGCGTGCCAAGCAGCGGATCCAGCACCGCTTCGCGCGCCACCACGATGATGTGGCGCGCCCTGCAGCAGCTGAAGCCGCCGTTCGTGCAGGCGCTGCTTCAGCAGGCGTCTGCACTCGCCGGCCTTGCAGCCGAAGAGCTGGCAACCGGCGCAGGCGGGATTCATCGCAAGGGCGATGAATCGGGCATGCCGGTTGTGACGTATGCGGAGTTGGCGGAGGCTGCTGATGCAGCAGCCAAGCCAATCATCGCGCATACGGAGTTCGACTATCCGACGACACCGGAAGGGCTGGTCGGAGCTCATTATTTATACTCCTACGCATCCGTCATCGTGGAAGTGGAAGTGAACATGCTGACGGGGCGAGTGAAGGTGCTGCAAACCGATCACGTCATTGCAGCTGGTCCTGTCATTAATCCGATGGGGTTCCTCGGACAGATCGAGGGCGGCAGCGTCATGGCGCTGGGATATACGTTGACCGAGGATGCCGTCATGAAGGAAAGCAATTACGTCCGGCATAATTTGGACACGTACCTAGTTCCAACCTTCAAAGATAGCCCTCATACCATTCGGGTAGAAGCGATCGAAGATTTGCCCGAGGGTGATACATTTGGCCCGCGTGGGGTTGGCGAAATCGGTTCCGTCGGTTTGGCTCCAGCCATTACCGCAGCGGTCCGGCAAGCAACGGGTATTTGGGTGAATCGACTTCCGATTTCACCGGAGAGCATCGTGCAGTCCATCGATTGGTTAGAAGGGGTGGAGGCCATTGATTAA
- a CDS encoding nucleotidyltransferase family protein, producing the protein MVSAAKKKIIGVYLAAGSSRRMGTAKQSLEMAEGVRLGGVALRQALHSELHSVVVVVRVGDPLDWLPEEAHMHILVGRCRIEICADAEYGMAHSLRTGIKVAEEMSAEGILVLLADQPFVDGQMLYRLTNTFNKESGYDYIASGDQGMPKPPVILGRGMWPAAAALEGDAGARSLFHLPAYRGQIVEEENQLKFMDVDTLDRYEQAKKVFSHKYM; encoded by the coding sequence ATGGTGAGCGCTGCGAAGAAGAAGATCATTGGCGTGTACTTGGCGGCAGGCAGCAGCAGACGAATGGGGACAGCGAAGCAGTCACTAGAAATGGCTGAAGGCGTACGGCTTGGCGGGGTTGCTTTGCGGCAAGCCCTTCATTCCGAACTGCATAGTGTGGTTGTGGTCGTGCGTGTTGGGGATCCCTTGGATTGGTTACCGGAAGAAGCTCACATGCATATATTAGTAGGCAGATGTCGTATTGAGATATGTGCAGACGCTGAATACGGGATGGCGCACTCGCTGCGCACAGGGATCAAAGTGGCAGAAGAGATGAGTGCAGAGGGCATCTTAGTCCTGTTGGCGGATCAGCCTTTCGTAGATGGTCAGATGCTATATCGCCTTACGAATACGTTTAATAAGGAATCGGGTTACGATTATATCGCCAGCGGGGATCAGGGGATGCCGAAGCCTCCTGTTATTTTGGGGCGAGGGATGTGGCCGGCAGCGGCTGCTTTGGAAGGGGATGCCGGAGCGCGATCCTTGTTTCACTTGCCAGCGTACCGCGGTCAAATTGTGGAAGAGGAAAACCAGTTAAAATTTATGGATGTTGACACATTGGATCGTTATGAACAGGCTAAAAAAGTATTTTCGCACAAATATATGTGA
- a CDS encoding (2Fe-2S)-binding protein, with translation MINTTYVLECSINGKAVAVSVPASKRMSDILRDDLLLTGTKVSCEIGRCGACMILLDGKPVNSCLLMAYQAAGKEVTTIEGISAGEELHPVQQAMLEEGGLQCGYCTAGMVVTLTALWETNPTPTRAEAEEALCGNICRCTGYEGIFRAVEKCGLSMKREGQKPL, from the coding sequence TTGATTAATACAACTTATGTGCTTGAATGTTCCATTAACGGTAAGGCTGTCGCGGTATCGGTCCCTGCTTCCAAGCGGATGTCGGATATCCTGCGCGATGACTTGCTTTTGACAGGAACTAAAGTTTCTTGTGAGATTGGACGATGCGGCGCCTGCATGATACTGCTTGATGGTAAACCCGTTAATTCTTGTCTGCTCATGGCTTATCAAGCGGCGGGCAAGGAAGTGACGACTATTGAGGGGATATCGGCGGGGGAAGAGCTGCATCCCGTTCAGCAAGCTATGTTAGAGGAAGGGGGGCTGCAGTGCGGTTATTGTACCGCTGGGATGGTCGTTACGCTAACGGCACTTTGGGAAACGAATCCTACCCCGACTAGGGCGGAGGCCGAAGAGGCACTGTGCGGCAATATATGCCGATGCACGGGCTATGAAGGCATTTTCAGAGCTGTGGAAAAATGTGGTTTGTCGATGAAAAGAGAGGGGCAGAAGCC
- a CDS encoding XdhC family protein has translation MEAYDILQAVESSAQARVLATVIHVEGHAYRKQGAVMLLMADESSLGSISPGCLEADLSAYVPAVWESQKPQMVEYDMRPADDFGWGETIGCGGLIRILLEPVTGELLVNLLVVKARLDRGEAVQLLRTFLDGYSNITYTLCDPDEGMSSDRHSVYASLFTPKPRVIVFGANQDTIPLAQMAVSVGFRVVVADWREAFCNAERFPESETVVAFPEQLVEQLKLNAQDYVIVMSHQFEKDAAFVRGAMVSSLRYLGIMGSRDRTEKMLEGLERPDWLHYPVGLNIGSEGPVENAVSIVAELIRIKRGVRTTGDWGSSAAMGQDIQSCRPW, from the coding sequence ATGGAGGCTTATGACATTTTGCAAGCGGTGGAGAGTAGTGCGCAGGCGCGTGTATTAGCGACGGTTATTCATGTGGAAGGCCATGCTTATCGCAAACAAGGGGCAGTTATGCTGCTGATGGCGGATGAAAGCTCGCTAGGCAGTATTTCTCCCGGCTGCTTGGAAGCGGATCTATCCGCATACGTACCTGCTGTATGGGAGTCGCAAAAGCCGCAAATGGTGGAATACGACATGAGACCGGCAGACGATTTCGGCTGGGGTGAAACGATTGGGTGCGGCGGGTTGATTCGTATCCTGCTGGAGCCTGTTACCGGGGAGCTGCTTGTTAACCTGCTGGTGGTGAAAGCTAGATTGGATCGCGGGGAAGCTGTGCAGCTGCTGCGTACATTCTTGGATGGGTATTCGAATATAACCTATACGTTATGTGATCCTGACGAGGGCATGTCTTCAGACCGACACTCTGTATATGCCTCACTATTTACGCCGAAGCCTAGGGTAATTGTGTTTGGTGCGAATCAAGATACGATTCCGCTAGCCCAAATGGCGGTAAGTGTTGGGTTTCGCGTGGTGGTAGCGGATTGGCGGGAAGCTTTCTGCAATGCGGAGCGTTTTCCGGAATCGGAGACGGTCGTGGCTTTTCCAGAGCAATTGGTGGAACAACTAAAGCTGAATGCGCAGGATTATGTCATTGTCATGAGTCACCAGTTTGAGAAGGATGCAGCATTCGTACGAGGAGCTATGGTGTCAAGCCTGCGTTACCTCGGTATCATGGGGTCAAGGGATCGAACGGAGAAGATGCTTGAAGGACTAGAGCGGCCGGATTGGCTGCACTATCCCGTTGGTTTAAACATTGGTTCAGAGGGCCCTGTTGAAAATGCAGTCAGCATAGTAGCTGAATTGATACGTATTAAGCGTGGTGTTCGCACGACTGGAGACTGGGGCTCCTCTGCAGCCATGGGGCAAGATATCCAAAGCTGCCGCCCATGGTGA
- a CDS encoding xanthine dehydrogenase family protein subunit M produces MSVPLYQLPEQQPSVWQPTSVAEAMRMKHKWGDESVLIAGGTWLRTRWENGLSPLPQHLISLGNISSLSGLKVDSLGHIHIGPALCLADLMKNELVRQRCGLLVQACAEIAAPSVRNLASIGGNVMSRTGDLIPVLLVMDAQIICSDGQNEHSLALAEWLESPISSQNEIMTGIVVPTPAQLEEESKVEFYLKVGRREAFTPSVVTVAGRLSLGKDRTLTRIAFAAGGGSAVPARFKDLEAAAMGQPLSKELLKYLHKGVFAEFDAVADDYAGVTYRKQTAANLIVSECYKAWQKGGGADAPRS; encoded by the coding sequence ATGTCAGTTCCTTTGTATCAGCTGCCAGAGCAGCAGCCTTCAGTATGGCAGCCTACGAGCGTAGCGGAAGCCATGCGGATGAAGCATAAATGGGGAGATGAATCGGTACTCATTGCTGGGGGCACCTGGCTCCGCACTCGCTGGGAAAACGGACTTTCACCGCTCCCACAGCATCTGATTAGCCTTGGGAATATCTCATCTCTATCGGGATTAAAGGTTGATTCTCTTGGTCACATTCATATAGGGCCAGCTCTTTGTTTAGCAGATTTGATGAAAAATGAGCTGGTAAGGCAAAGATGCGGGCTTCTAGTGCAAGCCTGCGCTGAGATCGCAGCGCCTTCTGTACGGAATTTAGCCTCTATCGGAGGTAACGTAATGTCGCGAACGGGGGACCTCATTCCTGTATTGCTTGTAATGGATGCCCAAATCATTTGCTCGGATGGACAGAATGAACATTCACTGGCGCTGGCGGAGTGGCTGGAAAGTCCGATTTCGTCTCAGAACGAAATAATGACAGGGATCGTAGTACCAACGCCGGCTCAGTTGGAAGAGGAGAGTAAGGTTGAGTTTTATCTAAAGGTGGGACGAAGAGAAGCGTTCACCCCTTCGGTTGTAACGGTAGCTGGAAGGCTGTCTCTAGGAAAGGATAGAACCCTTACTCGTATTGCGTTTGCTGCGGGTGGAGGAAGCGCTGTTCCAGCAAGGTTTAAGGATCTGGAAGCCGCTGCTATGGGTCAGCCTTTATCCAAGGAGCTTCTGAAGTATCTGCATAAAGGAGTGTTCGCAGAATTTGATGCTGTGGCTGATGATTATGCCGGTGTTACTTATCGCAAGCAGACAGCGGCCAATCTCATCGTTTCTGAGTGCTATAAAGCGTGGCAAAAAGGAGGCGGAGCGGATGCTCCTAGGTCGTGA
- a CDS encoding Zn-dependent hydrolase: MTPNSLDLLSKYAEQMLEVLEWLSSYGADPDGGVTRLLYTEPWLQAQQALTRKMHKLGLEAGFDAVGNVFGKLQGSNLALKSVLTGSHIDTVKNGGKYDGAYGVVASMMALGYLKSVYGTPKRTLEVVSFCEEEGSRFPPAYWGSGHVTGVKSLTGASGIADLEGVTLLGAMQQAGFDTASVGEHPAKREDIGAYIEIHIEQGSVLEYKQKQIGVVTAIVGQIRLTVVVKGTSNHAGTTPMTMRKDALAGASEMVALTERMALDQGEPLVATVGRLEVKRGTSNVVPGEVEFTLDIRHTDEWKMDAFRARLLAEFEVIAKRRDLQIDTTLNLHASPVAMHEGISAEIEAACDTHRFESMRLPSGAGHDAQLFGSICPTAMIFVPSRAGISHSPDEFTEPAELVAGFQVLVHVLYQYGYGGKVDEIL; this comes from the coding sequence ATGACACCGAACTCGCTGGATTTGCTGTCAAAATACGCAGAGCAGATGCTGGAAGTACTGGAGTGGCTTTCCTCTTATGGGGCTGACCCAGACGGAGGAGTCACTCGTTTGCTATATACGGAGCCATGGCTGCAGGCGCAGCAGGCTCTTACCCGGAAAATGCACAAGTTGGGGCTAGAAGCTGGCTTCGATGCCGTTGGTAATGTATTTGGAAAACTGCAAGGGAGTAACCTTGCTTTGAAGTCGGTTCTCACAGGTTCTCATATAGACACGGTGAAAAACGGCGGTAAATACGATGGGGCTTACGGTGTAGTTGCCTCCATGATGGCACTTGGTTATTTGAAGTCGGTTTATGGGACTCCGAAACGAACACTTGAAGTGGTTTCATTTTGTGAGGAAGAGGGAAGTCGCTTCCCGCCCGCTTATTGGGGCTCTGGTCATGTGACCGGTGTGAAGTCGCTGACGGGAGCTTCGGGGATTGCTGATCTTGAAGGTGTGACTCTGCTTGGGGCAATGCAGCAAGCTGGCTTCGACACTGCAAGTGTAGGTGAACACCCTGCAAAGCGCGAAGATATAGGAGCGTATATTGAGATTCATATCGAACAAGGCTCTGTTCTGGAGTATAAGCAGAAACAGATCGGTGTAGTAACAGCAATCGTTGGTCAAATTAGGTTGACGGTAGTGGTAAAGGGCACATCAAATCATGCCGGTACGACCCCGATGACAATGCGAAAAGATGCTCTTGCAGGAGCTTCAGAAATGGTGGCTCTGACAGAACGGATGGCGCTGGATCAGGGTGAACCGCTTGTTGCTACCGTTGGGCGTTTGGAAGTGAAGCGGGGAACATCGAATGTGGTACCGGGGGAAGTTGAATTTACGCTGGATATTCGGCATACTGACGAGTGGAAGATGGATGCTTTTCGTGCGAGATTGCTAGCTGAGTTTGAAGTAATCGCGAAGCGAAGAGATCTTCAAATAGATACGACGCTAAATTTACATGCTTCGCCTGTAGCTATGCATGAAGGGATTTCGGCAGAAATTGAAGCTGCCTGTGATACCCATAGGTTCGAGAGTATGCGGCTGCCTAGCGGGGCAGGGCATGATGCGCAGTTGTTCGGGTCGATATGTCCGACAGCGATGATCTTCGTTCCAAGCCGCGCGGGCATTAGCCACAGTCCTGATGAGTTTACGGAACCGGCCGAACTGGTCGCTGGGTTCCAAGTACTGGTGCATGTGTTATACCAATATGGCTATGGGGGGAAAGTAGATGAAATCTTATAA